The DNA segment ATCGTCTTATGCATTTCAACTCACACGCCCCGTGTGGGGCGTGACCAATATACAGTGTAAAATTATTTGAATCTAATTCTAATTTCAACTCACACGCCCCGTGTGGGGCGTGACTTGAACCGCAACTGGTCGCAGATTTATTTAACAATTTCAACTCACACGCCCCGTGTGGGGCGTGACGCGACATTTGATTTTTCAGCTTCAAATCCTTTTTTATTTCAACTCACACGCCCCGTGTGGGGCGTGACTGGCGACACCATAGATATCACTGCCGCCGATGGCGTAGATTTCAACTCACACGCCCCGTGTGGGGCGTGACTTGTTTATGCGTTCCCCACGCTCCTCTATTTTAGATTTCAACTCACACGCCCCGTGTGGGGCGTGACAAATGAACCTGCGGTCGCTGACACTGCCGTCAAGGATTTCAACTCACACGCCCCGTGTGGGGCGTGACGTTGTTGGCGTTTATGCTGACGAAGGAATAACCGCATTTCAACTCACACGCCCCGTGTGGGGCGTGACTTCATTCTCTAAACATAGGGTAATTAAAAATAACAATTTCAACTCACACGCCCCGTGTGGGGCGTGACATCTGTATAGGTTAATGATATTAAATACTTTTCTATTTCAACTCACACGCCCCGTGTGGGGCGTGACCACGTTACGCCAGAAATGACGGCCAATTATGATAATTTCAACTCACACGCCCCGTGTGGGGCGTGACCGCCTGCTTCTTTTAGCCTTGTTTCGTATTGACTATTTCAACTCACACGCCCCGTGTGGGGCGTGACCATCTTGGGCGACAGCTAAACGAATATTTACATAATTTCAACTCACACGCCCCGTGTGGGGCGTGACGCCAAGTTTCTGAAATTCCTGTCCATATATTTGAAATTTCAACTCACACGCCCCGTGTGGGGCGTGACCTTCTTTTTTCGCTTCTTCTTCAATCTCTTTTACATTTCAACTCACACGCCCCGTGTGGGGCGTGACAGCTACATTTCGTAGTCGAATTTTCTCACACCACCACATCTTGAGGCGGACATTATTCATCTTTTTTCTTCTTTCACTTTCTTAACTTTTAAAACATGTTTCTTTACTTTGCCTCGGCGAAGGTGACGGCCTTTTTGCATCACATCCCCTTCCCCGACAGATGTGACGTCAGAAAATCTTACAACTATGCCGACTGAACCGGTCAGGGAAATACCGGATAAACAACCTCCCACATGACTAAAAAATCAGCGGCCCTTCCATGTCCATGCCGGGTTTGGCACCTATATGTTCCACGCGATGCTTCCAGTTGTTGCCCAGATAGTAAAATCGAAGGCTGTCTTTTTCTTTATCCATAATGGCTAGGAGTCGGCTTTTCATTTTTAAAAATGTACCATAATCCAAATTGGCTTCAAACACAGAGTTTTGTACTCGCTGTGCATGATTCTGACACTCCTTGGCGATACATCGCAGCCGCCGCTGCCCGTCTTTATCTCCTGTAGCGACGTCGTAGCTGATAAGTACCATCATGGTCAATTTCCTTTCTGTAAGTAATTCGGATACTGTGTCAATTCGCCACGAACATATTTGGCAAGCAGATTACTTTGCACATAGGGCAAGAGCCCCAGCGGTATGGTTTCATTGAGGTAGTCATGCTTAATGGTGGTACGTTTTTTCTCTTGCCATTTGGCAAGGACTTTGCGCCGCCCTTTATCATTTAAATATACCGCTCCGGTGACGAATTGCTCAAAGTCCTCCATCCCTACTATTTTCAAATTGATGAGAGTGAGAACGAACCGCTCGATAATACACCGTGCTTCTTCCATTAAATCACACGCCAGGGAATTCCGACCGCTTCTCAGGGCATGCATATAGCCGATGTAGCTGTCGAGACCCACGGTTTCAAGCCCCGCGGCAAACTCGGCAGTAAAGATGGTATACATAAAAGACAACATCGCATTGACCGGATCGGTTGGCGGACGTTTCGTACGAAAACTGAACTGAAACTCTCGATTTAAGATCAGCTTATTAAAGATACCAAAGTAGGTTTTGGCGGCGTAACCCTCTATCCCAAGGAGCGTTGCCCCATCTGCGGCGTGAAACGCACCGTCGATACTCTCCATGAGAATCGCCACCGCCTGTTGTACTTCCGTATCATCTCGCAGAGCCTCATTGTCATGTTGAGAGCGACGAATGAGCTGTATGGCATTGTGACACTTGGCCACAATGGTGTTGATACTGAGCTCTAAATTATGCGTTTTAAAGACTTCAATTTGTCTTACTCGCAAAAAGACATTGCCCTGCGTCCCGGATGTGACTTTCCCCCAATATTTGCCGTAGGGACTGATGAAGTTGATGGGAATGTTTTGACTGACACACTTGCCCATCAGCGCTGGAGAACATCCGATATAACTGAAGCACACAATGTTTTCTATGTTATCAAAAGGTATCCTGGCCTTGACGTCCCCACCAATGGAGAGAAGGAGCGTCTCGGAGTCCAAACTCAGATAGGCATCCTCTTGGGTGACATAGAGTGTATTTAACATTTTTCTCATCCGTCGGCCTCCTTTATAAGACGGTGGACGCTGTCTTTAAAATCTGACGTTCGACCGCTTGGCATACACATGGCTTTCATGGAACAGCCGGCACAGCGCTGAACCTTTGGAATCGTCGGTATGTCGCCTCGCCTGAGATAGTCGCTCATCTCCGATTTGATTTTTTCAAAAGCCGCCTCATAGTCCGCCGCGTCTTCCCAAGTGACCTCACGACGCTGTTTGGTATCGGCATAATAGACAACGGTCACGGCATCCGTGTGAAAGGTTCCATCTACACAACGCTTTTGCAAGTAGAGCTGCATCATGTCGTCATAACGTATCTGATGGTCTTTCGGTTCAGAGGGCTTATATTCTACAATAGTGAGCTCGTAGGTACCATCCATTCCGGACACGGATACGCCTTTGGGAGATGGGGTCAGTTCCAGACAATCCAAGACGCCGTGTATGGCTGCTTCGTCATTGTATACCGGCACTCCGGTGAGACTTCGACGCCCTCGTAGTGTGTACCCACCCTGAGCATGAACCCGTTCATGAGTGAGATTTGCTTTGGTCACAAAGAGATTTTCTTCCCAGCAGCAGCCTATGGTGATCAATCCCCATCGATGAGGACAATAGAGATAATGTTGAAAGCTGCGAATGGTAAAGTTATCCATTGCTGCAAATTAAAGTTTTTCTATCAAGCTCACGCCCTCAGGCAGATGGGATGCTACCGTGATGTCGTAGTCGGTGAATCTGCGAGGGATTTCGGTTTTCGGTGTAATGGTGATGGTATCAAAGAGGGTGTGAGCGGGAGCATTGCCCAGCACACTGTCATGTTTAAAGATATAGAGTTTGCGCATGCTCATTTTTCCACGTGCGGCACTGTGATCGTGTTCAAAGAGATTGACCAGCGCATCAAAAAGCACTTCCAAATCGTCTTCGGTGAGTCCGACCTTTTGCCCCAGAGCTGCAGAAATGTATCCCTCACCGCGATACAGGGCATACGGAATGATATGCTTTTGTCCCATTTCCGTGTTCTTATTATTGAAGTCTTTAACGGTGGTGATGGCCTGACGGGTAATGGTGAGTTCATCGATGTTAATTGGCGACTGACTCTTCGCAAAATTTAGTTGTACCGGTCCGCGAACAATGCCGCAAGGGTCATCTCCGGTCGACATGACAGCCCCAAATGTACGCACGTCAAAGTATTGTTTACACATCCACTGCCTTGCATCGTCGACAGCGCTTTTTGCTTTATGATCTTTCACTTTCTCACCACGCTGTGTTTCGACAGCTTCGTGAGCTTCTTTGAACTTGTCGTTTAGCGCTCTATCGCTCTTAATTAAAATTTTATACGGTGCCTCATCGCCTTTGACCAGCTCCACATAGTTGCGTATTTTACGTTTTAGACACACATCGGTGATGTAGCCGTACCCGGTTTCCACATCCATCCGAGGCGCATTGCCGGCGTCCGGATCCCCGTTGGGATTGCCATTTTCCACATCAAACAACATTACAAACTCATAGCGATTGTTAATTTCAGTCATGTCCTTCCTCCTTATTAAGCGCCTTAGTTCACATCTTGGTCTTTAGGGTCTGCCTGAGACCGACCGTTCGACTTCTTATATAACTCCTGATTTTGATGATAGTAACCTATCATAAACATCCCTTGTTCATTTAAATTAAGCAGCTTCGGAAAAGCTGTCAAGTCGTCCATAATTTGCGATATCAAGTTTTCATAGTATCGATGCGTGCGCTTGCCGCCTTCTGCACTATCTCGTTTAATCTTTTTTAAGTGATTTTGAGATAAGCGCAACAGCTTTGGAAAGGCGACGGCGGGTTTGGATGATGCTTGAGCAAAGTAGCCGTCTTTAATGGTTCGGTTTAAATCACTTGTGCTGGAGTTGCGCTGAATGAGCTCCAACACGGCAAAAAGCCGTCCACAAAGATACGCGGGCGTTTTGTTTTCAAGATCGAGTGCCACGGATAGTTCCTCCTCTTTCGCTACATTTCTATTAATACAAGCCTTGATCATACCGGCGCGCTGCCATCTGAAGTAGGGGTCAATACGCACACGGTGAATCAGTATTTTTAACATTTTCGCGGGATACGGGGTTCCGGTAATAATGGCTTCTAAGATTTTTGCCGTCATCGCCCCATCCTCTTTTTTTGTGCCGCTGGATTTAGTGGTCTCCTGCCGCTCCAGTTGTTTCATCAACCAGAAAAGCGGCAAAGGTTGATCCCCATTGCCAATAATGTTCACATCATTTTGGTGCTTGGCTATATTAAACATGAGCTTGGCGTATTCAGAGCGATGGATAAATTTTACGGAAATTCTGGTCGCATTGGGCTTAAGCCCTACAATATAGAAAGGGATATCCGGATCAATCGTCCGTGCATCAAGCCGTTCAGCTATGACCGTGGTTGAGCTGACATCCTTCATCAGCTCGGTGAGCTCCATGTTCAGATCCCGGTCATCATCGGCGAAAAACATTGCCTCCGACAGCAGGGTCTCCGGTCTATCGCCCGGACCTTCCGACCAAAATATCAGCGTCGTGTCCCCAAACGCACAGTGATGTGCGGCATCAGACAAAAGATAATTCAACGTCTCTGTGTAAGCTTCCATGGCACGCACACCAATGGATGAGTTGAAGGACTGTGTCAAGCCATAGGACGATTCCGAAGGATTGTTAAACGATACCAAGGTTTGACCGGAAGATTGCCCCCCCTTCATACCTTTAATTTTAGTATGTAATCGCGCGATCTCATCGACCTCCCCCGTAACGGCACATATCCCTTGCACCTGGCTAGTCCCTTTCCCGGCCTTCAACATGGCTTCATATTTTTCGCGAATCAGCGTTTCGTCACTGATAGGCTTTGCCGATGATGCATTTAATATAAATGAAAAACGCTTTAAACTAATGGTTTTACCTAGAGGCAGTAGATGCGGATTGTCCGTCTCCTCTTCCGGACACCAGTTGAGTACAAATTGACGAAATGCATTGATTAAAGGACTGTCCATGCCCTCGATAAATGCCAAGGTAGTCGCTACAAAAGCTTCGTGGGATTTGACTGCCTTATGAGTGCGATCTTCCGGTGTCAATCTACCATCTTCGAAGTTGAGTCCAAAGATATAAAGTGCGCGGTGTTCTAAAATATTAGCGTGAATCCCCGGGATATCATGTCGCTTAGGCATAACCAGTGTCTTCGGAACAGCTTTTTCCTTTTTCCCCACCATCGCCATTTTGGTATGTTCGGTCAATCCCACCATTTTACCGTCGGGGTCTAAAACCACAAGATAGTCGATAGGTACGTTAGCATAACCCGTCTTGGCAAACTTTCCTTCCTCAGCCAAAATGTCATAATAGTTTACCAGTCCCTGAATTAGCATCGACATTCCTCCCTATAGGTCGCCACATCGATGATGCCTCGTTTCATTTGCGGACGATAGAACACCGGCTTAGCGCGATCGGAAAACTCGCGCCGCCCCCAATCGTCTTGTTTTGGTCGGCCGCCGTCTTCAAAGTCCATGCGGTAGAGCATAAAGCCGAGATCCACACACTCTTGATGCCTCAACTCATCACACACGAGATCCTCATCAATACTTTCCACCCATCGGATGACCTTGACAGGAAATTCACTGCAGCCGAGACAAGGCGTCTTAAAGTACTGTCCACCCTTAAGGCGTCGCTCCAAAATAGCAAGGTGTTTGCCCACCCCATCGAGATGGCGCTCTTGTTCGTCACAAATCCCGGTAAGCTCAATATGAAAGCTCACGCCATACTTGACATTCTTAAGTACCATGGCAGCTCGCTGACTGATTTCATCCCCTTCTCGCGTATACAAACTGATGTCCACCTTCGGATCTTTCATCTGTCGCTTCACTTTCTGCAAGGATATCTTATTTTTCACTTCATTGCGCCGCACGTTGATAAACTGAATCGGGTTCATGACAACAATCTTATCGATGACATAGCGCATACTCGGCTTCCAATAGACAGCTTTTAATAAACCTTCCAACGCACCCGGTGTGGGCACATCATAACTCACCCGTTCTACTTTCATCTCCGGACGGGTAAAACAGCCGTAATCCCCTTCAATAATGACATGCATAGTACACCTCCTCAAAAAATATAATCTTCCACATGACTTTCAAACAAAATACCCAACGTCTCATCATAATAGCCTAAATGCGTAAGCACAATCACACCGCTATCTAAAATCTCCACTACTCCTTGCTCGCAGAGGGTCTGAAAGTCCTTTTGACTGACAGTTACTGTCGCATTTTGAAATTGCCGTGCCGAGACGTTCTGCCCGGCTCTAAGCGCATCAATATGTGCCGCTGTCTTTGGATCTTGAGGCACGACAATCGAGACATTTTGATCGTCAATGAGTTTGAATTTTTCGGCATAGGTCTCATAAGGAATGCTCATCAGCGCCGTCGTCGTTTGGTGCATAAAATGTGCCTCAATACTTTCCTGTTGGTCCCTATGGTAGAGCTTATAGTACTCCCGAATCACATTCAAGTCTTGAATATCGCTTCTCTCAGTCATTACCTGCTCTGCAAGGCGCATACGTTGTTTACTGTACACCTCTTCGGCACGTTTAAAAACAACCACCTTGCGTGTCCCATACTTGCCCTCGCGGTTACACCGTCCTCCCGCCTGTAAAATACTATCCAAACCAGAGAGCTCACGATAGACACTTTGAAAATCTAAATCTACCCCGGCCTCAATCAGCGACGTAGACACTACCGTGATCCGCCGCGTCTCAGGCACATACTCAAGTCCCGGATAGTCCCGCTCCAGTTGTGCAAGCCGCTCCCGAATTCTTGCGATAGTAGTCTTTCTGTCTCGAGAGGTCATATACGTGGAGAGATGATAAGTTTCACCCTGTGCCATCTGATACAGTCGCCGCGCGGTCATCTTTTTATTCACGACCACCAGCTGCGACGGTGCCGTCATGCGTGCCAAAAGCGCCTCATCGGAAAGATTGTCTTCAAAGCTGTACGTACACTTACGAAAGGCCTCAAAATCCGACGTATCCTCAATGAGATTCACAATGTCCGTCTCGATCTTTACTGTCTCTCGAAGTAAGGTTTCAAAATCCGGCATCGTCGCCGTAAGAAAGATCGCTTCACTGTGCAGATACTTGGTGAGATACGCAATACCCTGCAAGCACGGCCCCAAAAACGCCATAGGCAGCATATGGACTTCATCAAAGACCAGCACGGCATCCTGCATATTGTGTAATTTTCTAAGCTTGGAACGCTTGTTTCCGTAAAGTGACTCGAAGAACTGAACCACCGTCGTGATAATAAAATCACTGTCCCAATTTTCTGTGGCATCTTTTACGAGCTGGATATCATCTTCAGACAGCGATGCGCCGTGTTTCGTATAGTCATAGGTGGACTGATGCTGCAAAATCTGCCCGACCCCGTCAAAAAGCGCTTCAAACTCCTGTGACGTCTGGTCAATAATAGAATTGAACGGAATGATATAGATAATACGCTTCTTTTTCTTCTTCAGTGCACGCTCCAAGGCAAACTTCACGCTGCACAAGGTCTTGCCGCTGCCGGTGGGCATATTCATTAAATAGATATCGCCGTCCACGTTCACTTTTTCAAAAACCTGAGCTTGAACTTTAGCGCGGGCCTTCTGCAACGGCGTCGTCGGCTGAAAACTCTGAAGCTTCGCATCAATACGCTGTAGACACCCTGTAAAGTCAGACCGCAATCCCCGAACGACACGATGCTCTGCAAAGGTCTTCGTATCTAACGTGTCCGCATCGGTGAGACAGGAAAAGAGATACCGCTCGAAAAAAGCCACCTTATCCACCAATTGACCTTTCGTCGTACAATCCTGTGCTAAAAATGCCATAAAGGCCTTGGGATCAATGCTGCGAAACAGACCGCCCAGCTCCTCTTTATAGGCCATAAAATCTTCTGTCGGCGTATTTCTGCGACCAAAGTACGTGCGAGGATCAGTATCAAATTTGGTACCTATATCACGCAACCCCGTATGATGACACATGATAGCAACATTCATCATCGTTGCCGTCGATTCATCAATATACGGGGTTTTATCCGCGACCGCACCGCATACTGCATGGTCAATCCGTTCCTCGGCACCGCGAATCCGCCGTTGAAAAGTCGGCTGATATTTGCCTAAGTCATGGTATAAACCCATCGCGTAGGCATAATCCTTCAACGGTTCCACAGCAAACGACTCACAGCGCTCAGCCGTATTCACTAAATGCTCTTTGAGCGGTTGTGTGCGACCGTCATAACTATGCCCTAAAAATTCTTGTTCGCTATCCATAGTGCCTCTCCGTCTATCTCAAGTACCATCCAACCTCATATTCCACCATCAAGATAATGGTCTGCACATCATCGCTATGGCAACCCATGAGATGCTCGTCATGCCGTACACACTTGCCATGATAGCTGTCCCATCTCCACCGCGAGTAAAACGTTTTATTGTTTTGATTATAACATACTCCCGTTGAAATAAACGCCCCTTCTTATCGGATTTGTGAAACAGTTGAGTATCGTTGGAAAATTTATGTTTTCGCTGACAAGCTTTGATTCCATATGACTATGTTTCATTTGCTTTTACTGGATACTACTTGGCATAACCTCCTTGTTTATGCTTGAAGTGAAATGCTGCATGCAACCATGAAGTAATGGTGCCTATCTTAGTATACTGGTGCTTATAACGACCTCCTATCTGAAAAAGGATCTGGACTTCATTACAAACCTATCCGTTAAGAGCGATCTGTAAACGACACAATGATGTCGTGTCTCAAGGAAGAACCAGGTTACTTACTGACAGTGGATAAAGCCATAGAATATGCCAAGCATACCGACACTTCTATGGCTTTGAAAAGATTGCATCTTATTTCTCACACCACATCATCCTTAGCAACGAGGGACAACTGAAAATACAAAGGACTTTTAGGAGAGTATTGCCCTGAGAGTCTGATCTTGGTGAGGCTGCAAAAGAATAGCTACAAAGCAAAGTGAATGCACTGCACAAACGACAACTAAGCTTCAGATTCAAAACATTGATGAAGTGTAGTATTCAATCGTATTACATTTAACTTGACCATTCACTCGATTAAAAAAATGAAGCTTTGCCACACAGTTTAGTCTCAAGGACAGTCTCACATAGAAAAGAAGGCAAAATTTTCCGAACCGCTTATTCATTGCCTTCCAACACTGTCATAGTCGTCTTTACACCCTTAAAAAAGTTTGAGAAATTTTTTTCAAAAAAGACTTGTCAAACTTTAAAAGGTAGGTTATACTAACAACATAAATGATAATAGTTATCATTTATGTTGTTGACACGACATTACTTACATACACTGTGACACGGTTCCTCCTGTCACGCAACGGAAAATGTCGACGGATAGGGCATCCTTCTACAAACTACAAACTGATTTCCTGTCAATGAAATTCCCTAAACTAAGTAGCTTCTACTACACCCGCCCAAGTCCGAAGCAGCTTCGTTGAAGTGTCGATTTGGTAATGTCAGAACGATATAGGAGGCGACTATGACTTTTATAGTATATTGGTCCGGAACAGGTAATACGCAAAAGATGGCCGAGGCCATTTACGCATCATTGGATGCTTCAAAGGCGACCCTCGTGGAATTTGAAGCCACTGATGTAGCCACTGTTGCCGCAGCAGATGTCATTGCCTTTGGCTGCCCTGCCATGGGTGATGAGGAATTGGAAGAGAGCGTTGTGCGTCCATTTATGGATGATATCGCACCGCTGCTTAAGGGCAAATCTGTAGGACTCTTCGGGTCCTATCAATGGGCCGACGGTCAGTGGATGGAGACATGGGAAGATGAAGTGCGTTCCCTAGGCGCAACGATCATCGATACCTTGCCTGTCTATGACGAGCCCACAGACAACGATTTAGCCAAGTGCCGGGAGTTCGGCCATGCTCTGGCTCAAAAAGATCCTAGCTGAACAGCGAATTCATTTTTTTGACCATTTAGCCTGCATGGAAGACGCCAACTTCTTAACGGGGTTTCTATCTTATCAGACGGCGCCGACAAAATACTGTAACAAATCCGCAACCCTAGTGAACCTCAACTGGGAGCGTAGAGAGCTTCTGTCCCATTGGTCTCTCCACCGGGACCACATGGAAGCTGAACTGGGCCTTCGAGGTTATCGGATACCCAATCGACCTCTGGTCCTTTTCTACCATCCCTTAAAGCTCATAAAAATTCTCAAAAAACCCTCTATTCAAAAATTCTTAGCCTCACTAGGTTATGGACAGTGCAGCTCACTTGAGGAGTATCTCGCCGTTCTTGGCGCCCACTTTGAACGGGAGCAATGTCCTCATGAAATCGGTATTTTTCTCGGCTATCCTCTGGACGATGTCCGCGCTTACATGGAAGGTGCGGCCTGTACGAAGTGTGTCGGCTATTGGAAGTGCTACAATAAAGCCTGTCTCTCAAAAATGAAATTCTTTGTCTATGATCTCAGTAAGTTCTTTGTCGCAGGACAAGTCCTTGCACAAAATTAACCCGAGGTAAAACCTCGGGTTTTTTGTATGGGTTTATTTATGCAAATGACAAGCCACTTTGTGAGCGCCGCCCACATCGACCATCGTCGGCGCCTCGGCCTCACACATGGTCGTGGCATAAGGACAGCGGGTTCGGAAGCGGCACCCCGAAGGTATATGCATAGGATCCGGCAGCTCACCCTGTAAAGGGACACGCTTTACTTCCCGTGCCAAGATCGGATCCGGGATAGGAATGACACTGAAAAGGGACCGGGTGTAAGGATGCAGAGGATGGTTAAAAAGCACTTCAGTCGGCGCTTCTTCTACAATTTT comes from the Peptoniphilus equinus genome and includes:
- the cas1 gene encoding CRISPR-associated endonuclease Cas1 — translated: MRKMLNTLYVTQEDAYLSLDSETLLLSIGGDVKARIPFDNIENIVCFSYIGCSPALMGKCVSQNIPINFISPYGKYWGKVTSGTQGNVFLRVRQIEVFKTHNLELSINTIVAKCHNAIQLIRRSQHDNEALRDDTEVQQAVAILMESIDGAFHAADGATLLGIEGYAAKTYFGIFNKLILNREFQFSFRTKRPPTDPVNAMLSFMYTIFTAEFAAGLETVGLDSYIGYMHALRSGRNSLACDLMEEARCIIERFVLTLINLKIVGMEDFEQFVTGAVYLNDKGRRKVLAKWQEKKRTTIKHDYLNETIPLGLLPYVQSNLLAKYVRGELTQYPNYLQKGN
- a CDS encoding CRISPR-associated protein Cas4 — protein: MDNFTIRSFQHYLYCPHRWGLITIGCCWEENLFVTKANLTHERVHAQGGYTLRGRRSLTGVPVYNDEAAIHGVLDCLELTPSPKGVSVSGMDGTYELTIVEYKPSEPKDHQIRYDDMMQLYLQKRCVDGTFHTDAVTVVYYADTKQRREVTWEDAADYEAAFEKIKSEMSDYLRRGDIPTIPKVQRCAGCSMKAMCMPSGRTSDFKDSVHRLIKEADG
- a CDS encoding flavodoxin — encoded protein: MTFIVYWSGTGNTQKMAEAIYASLDASKATLVEFEATDVATVAAADVIAFGCPAMGDEELEESVVRPFMDDIAPLLKGKSVGLFGSYQWADGQWMETWEDEVRSLGATIIDTLPVYDEPTDNDLAKCREFGHALAQKDPS
- the cas8c gene encoding type I-C CRISPR-associated protein Cas8c/Csd1 codes for the protein MSMLIQGLVNYYDILAEEGKFAKTGYANVPIDYLVVLDPDGKMVGLTEHTKMAMVGKKEKAVPKTLVMPKRHDIPGIHANILEHRALYIFGLNFEDGRLTPEDRTHKAVKSHEAFVATTLAFIEGMDSPLINAFRQFVLNWCPEEETDNPHLLPLGKTISLKRFSFILNASSAKPISDETLIREKYEAMLKAGKGTSQVQGICAVTGEVDEIARLHTKIKGMKGGQSSGQTLVSFNNPSESSYGLTQSFNSSIGVRAMEAYTETLNYLLSDAAHHCAFGDTTLIFWSEGPGDRPETLLSEAMFFADDDRDLNMELTELMKDVSSTTVIAERLDARTIDPDIPFYIVGLKPNATRISVKFIHRSEYAKLMFNIAKHQNDVNIIGNGDQPLPLFWLMKQLERQETTKSSGTKKEDGAMTAKILEAIITGTPYPAKMLKILIHRVRIDPYFRWQRAGMIKACINRNVAKEEELSVALDLENKTPAYLCGRLFAVLELIQRNSSTSDLNRTIKDGYFAQASSKPAVAFPKLLRLSQNHLKKIKRDSAEGGKRTHRYYENLISQIMDDLTAFPKLLNLNEQGMFMIGYYHQNQELYKKSNGRSQADPKDQDVN
- a CDS encoding DUF3793 family protein, whose amino-acid sequence is MLWLKKILAEQRIHFFDHLACMEDANFLTGFLSYQTAPTKYCNKSATLVNLNWERRELLSHWSLHRDHMEAELGLRGYRIPNRPLVLFYHPLKLIKILKKPSIQKFLASLGYGQCSSLEEYLAVLGAHFEREQCPHEIGIFLGYPLDDVRAYMEGAACTKCVGYWKCYNKACLSKMKFFVYDLSKFFVAGQVLAQN
- the cas7c gene encoding type I-C CRISPR-associated protein Cas7/Csd2, with amino-acid sequence MTEINNRYEFVMLFDVENGNPNGDPDAGNAPRMDVETGYGYITDVCLKRKIRNYVELVKGDEAPYKILIKSDRALNDKFKEAHEAVETQRGEKVKDHKAKSAVDDARQWMCKQYFDVRTFGAVMSTGDDPCGIVRGPVQLNFAKSQSPINIDELTITRQAITTVKDFNNKNTEMGQKHIIPYALYRGEGYISAALGQKVGLTEDDLEVLFDALVNLFEHDHSAARGKMSMRKLYIFKHDSVLGNAPAHTLFDTITITPKTEIPRRFTDYDITVASHLPEGVSLIEKL
- the cas2 gene encoding CRISPR-associated endonuclease Cas2, with product MMVLISYDVATGDKDGQRRLRCIAKECQNHAQRVQNSVFEANLDYGTFLKMKSRLLAIMDKEKDSLRFYYLGNNWKHRVEHIGAKPGMDMEGPLIF
- the cas5c gene encoding type I-C CRISPR-associated protein Cas5c; amino-acid sequence: MHVIIEGDYGCFTRPEMKVERVSYDVPTPGALEGLLKAVYWKPSMRYVIDKIVVMNPIQFINVRRNEVKNKISLQKVKRQMKDPKVDISLYTREGDEISQRAAMVLKNVKYGVSFHIELTGICDEQERHLDGVGKHLAILERRLKGGQYFKTPCLGCSEFPVKVIRWVESIDEDLVCDELRHQECVDLGFMLYRMDFEDGGRPKQDDWGRREFSDRAKPVFYRPQMKRGIIDVATYREECRC
- the cas3 gene encoding CRISPR-associated helicase Cas3', which translates into the protein MDSEQEFLGHSYDGRTQPLKEHLVNTAERCESFAVEPLKDYAYAMGLYHDLGKYQPTFQRRIRGAEERIDHAVCGAVADKTPYIDESTATMMNVAIMCHHTGLRDIGTKFDTDPRTYFGRRNTPTEDFMAYKEELGGLFRSIDPKAFMAFLAQDCTTKGQLVDKVAFFERYLFSCLTDADTLDTKTFAEHRVVRGLRSDFTGCLQRIDAKLQSFQPTTPLQKARAKVQAQVFEKVNVDGDIYLMNMPTGSGKTLCSVKFALERALKKKKKRIIYIIPFNSIIDQTSQEFEALFDGVGQILQHQSTYDYTKHGASLSEDDIQLVKDATENWDSDFIITTVVQFFESLYGNKRSKLRKLHNMQDAVLVFDEVHMLPMAFLGPCLQGIAYLTKYLHSEAIFLTATMPDFETLLRETVKIETDIVNLIEDTSDFEAFRKCTYSFEDNLSDEALLARMTAPSQLVVVNKKMTARRLYQMAQGETYHLSTYMTSRDRKTTIARIRERLAQLERDYPGLEYVPETRRITVVSTSLIEAGVDLDFQSVYRELSGLDSILQAGGRCNREGKYGTRKVVVFKRAEEVYSKQRMRLAEQVMTERSDIQDLNVIREYYKLYHRDQQESIEAHFMHQTTTALMSIPYETYAEKFKLIDDQNVSIVVPQDPKTAAHIDALRAGQNVSARQFQNATVTVSQKDFQTLCEQGVVEILDSGVIVLTHLGYYDETLGILFESHVEDYIF